TCAACGGAATCTCCACCGGAGGAGCCGAAGAAACAAGAAGCTCCTGAATCGCCAACGGCCCCTCCTATAAGCGCATTTGTGCGGTCAAAGGAAGATATCGACCGGGAAAAGGAAGAGAAGCGTCAGGAAGAGGAAAATAAAAGAAAATCGGCAGCTACAGCGCCTCCGATTCCGACACCTCCGCCTCCGCCAGCACCTCCGCCATCAGCACCTTCTCCAGCGGCTCCGCCGCCCGTTACTCCACCCGCTGCGGCTCCTAAAGCTGCACCACCGGCACCAGCTCCCGCAACTCCAGCTGCACCAGTAGCGGTCGCTCCACCTGCCGGCGCACCTCCACCTCTTGCTGGACGACCTCCGGCGACTCCCGGTATCGGTGCTCCGCCGCCCCCACTCAATCAACCAGCAGATGAAGAAGCTGCTGAAGAGGGTGAATCAGCCGCAGAAGCAAGTGATGACATTAAAGTGGTTACAGTGAAGCCACCCATCGTCGTTAAGGAATTTGCCTTAGAGATCGGCCTCAAGCCTTTCAAATTGATATCAGAACTCATGGAGATGGGGATTTTCTCTTCCATGAATCAAAATATTGATGAAGAGGTAGCCGTCAAATTAGCCGAAAGACATGGCTTTCTCCTGGAAGTAAAACACCGTGGTGAAGAAAAACAACCGGCACCTAAGAAGAAGGTAGTCGAAGTTGATCAAAGTAAGTTCCTCGAACCTCGACCACCGGTTATTTGTATTTTGGGTCACGTTGATCACGGAAAGACAACTTTACTGGATCACATCCGAAATGCCAACGTGGTATCTGATGAATTCGGTGGAATTACTCAGCACATCGGCGCTTACCAAGTGGAGCATGGCGATCAGAAAATCACTTTTCTCGACACTCCCGGCCACGCAGCTTTCTCCAAAATGCGAGAGCGTGGGGCACATGTGACTGATTTAGCGATTCTGGTTGTAGCTGCTGATGATGGATTTATGCCACAAACTGACGAGGCACTGAAGTTTGCTGAAGACTCTGGCAACCCCATCATTGTAGCCATCAATAAGATGGACTCCAAGGGAGCTGACATTGATCGCGTTAAGACCCAGATGCAGGAGCGGAATATTGCTCCGGAAGACTGGGGTGGTGAAACCATTTCCGTAGCTATTTCAGCCTTAAAAGGTGAAAATGTAGACGATCTTCTGGAGATGATTAATCTTCAGTCTGAAGTCATGGAATTAAAGTCGAGTCCTAAAGGGCCAGCCTCTGGAACCGTGGTTGAATCACAAATGGAGGTAGGTCGAGGACCTACAGCTACCGTGATCGTGCAGCAAGGAACTCTCAAGGTGGGTGACGCAATTGTTTGCGGCGAAAGCTTTGCCAAGGTTCGTGCTATGATGGACGACAACGGCAAAAACTTGAAATCAGCACTTCCATCTACTCCTGTGAGAATTATGGGCTGGTCAGACACGCCAAGCAGTGGTGATGAGTTTACAGTAGTCAAAAATGAAAAAACTGCCAAGGGTATCGTCGAAGAACGTACTTTAGAGCGAAGAAGAGGAGCTTCCGTAGAAGAGGAAGAAGAGCCCAAGAAACCTGCGACCATTGAGACTCTTTTTGAAGCCATTGAAAAGACACGTAAGAAAGTCTTTAAGGTTGTGGTGAAGTGCGACGTGCATGGATCTACTGAAGCGGTCACTGATATCCTAGAGGCCATTCAAAGCGACAAAGTTGACCTGGAAGTTATTACGGCTGAAGTGGGTGGAATTAGTAAGCAGGATGTGGATCTTGCGAGCACTTCCGATGCAGCGGTAATCGGTTTCAATGTAAAACTTGAAAGCGGTGTAGCTCCCATAGCTAAACACGCGGGTGTAAACATCATGCAATTTAACATCATCTATGAGATGGTGGATAAAGTGATGGAGGCGATGGCCGATCAGCTTGAGCCAGAATTGAGTGAAAAGACGGTTGGTTCTGCCGAAGTTAGACAACTATTCCCAGTAGGACGTACCACCGTTGCTGGTTGTTTGGTTTCTGATGGCAAGATTAGCCGGGATGCCAAAGCACGAGTGCTTCGCAATGGCACTCAAATATTCAAAGGCAAGATTTCCATGCTCAAACGCTTTAAGGATGACGTTAAAGAGGTGCGTAACGGTTACGAATGTGGTGTTCAGGTGACTGACTTCGGAGATTTCGAAGAAGGCGACGTTATTGAATGCTTCGAAATCGAGAAGAAGCGTGCATCCCTTTAAAGGGGTGAAGATTCCCAACCCATTCAATCCATAGGCGCCATGGGGCAAAGAAACCTACGTGTAAATGTGCTCGTTCAACAGGAGATTAGCCATCTCTTGCACACGAGGTATCGCGGAGACACTGTATACATTACCATAATTGATGTATCGATTTCGCCTGATCTTCGTAATGGCCGTGTTTACTATTCGGTCATTGGCGGAGAAGAGGAAAAAAAGAAGGCCGAAAAGTTCTTTAGGCAGAATGCCCACGATATTCGTAATCACCTTGGAAAGCGAATCGTGCTTAAGTATCTGCCGCATCTCCGTTACAATTATGATGAGTCAATTGCACGCGGAGTTGATATCATAGATTTGATGGATGAGGTGGCTGATGAAGGAATTTCTGAAGAATCATCTGACTCATGAATTATTACCCAGATACCTCCCCTCAATTTAAGCAGTTGGTTGAGTCTATAAACGGGAAAAAGATTGCTGTCGTTGGACATGTGAGACCGGACGGAGATTGTATTGGCTCCCAGGTAGCACTCTGCCGAGTTCTCCAGTCACGGGGAATAGAAGCCGTTTGCGTTAATCACGATCCGGTTCCTGCTACACTCAAATTCCTTGTTGAAAATACAGCCTTTCATCGAGGAACAGAATTTGACCTGGATGGCTGGGATATCATGAGTGTGGATTGTGCGGATGCTAGAAGGACAGGGCCTAGTGTTGCTCCGCACATGGAACGCACCTTGGGTAATATCGATCATCATATTTCCAATACCCAGTATGGGAAAATGAATTTGATTGAAGGGACTTCTTCCGCAACCGGCGAGATATTGGCTGGATTCTTTTTCGACTGTGATTACGAAGTGGATACGGATACAGCAAACGGTCTCTATGTCGGCATTGCTACTGATACAGGGCAGTTTCGCTTCCCATCGACTACGCGTCATACTTTTGAGATTTCCGGAAAACTGATCGATCGTGGAGTAGATTTAGCGAAAGTAAATTTAGAGCTCTATGAGCAGGAGAGTTTTGCCAAACTGGAATTACTACAGCGTTTTCTTGAGTCCCTAGAGCTGCATTTTGATGGCCGCGTGTGCGTAGGATTGTTGAAAGACGGCGTGTACGATGAAGTGGGAGCCAGTACGGAGGATTCAGAAGGTTTGGTCGATTACGCTAGAAGTATAGAAGGCGTCGACATTGGGGTTCTTGTCGAAGAACGTTCAGGGAAGATCAAGGGCAGCTTGCGTGCGAAAGAACAGAAATACCGCTGCGATCTCATAGCGAAACAGTTTAATGGAGGTGGTCATGCTGCTGCCGCTGGATTGAATGATGAATCGAGTATGGAAGAGTTCTTGCCCAGATTGTTAGCAGCAATATCGACTCAACTAGAGGCTATAGATTCTGAATCTTGAATTAGTTTTGTTATGGCACAGATACAAAATGACTTTGAAGGAGTACTGCTCATGGACAAGCCGAGTGGTATCACATCGCACGATGTAGTCGATCGAGTTCGGCGAAAGTTGAAAATGAAGCGTGTGGGACACGCTGGGACTCTTGATCCTTTGGCGACTGGTTTATTAATCATACTTGTTGGGAAGGCTACTAAGCTGTCCTCTAGACTTATGAGTTTGGACAAAGAGTATGAAGGTACTTTTGAACTTGGAAAAGTCTCTGATTCCCATGACATAGAAGGCGAGATCCTCGAAGAGAATGAGGTTCCGGAATCTATTACTGCTGAGCTGGTTCAGGAACAGATGAATACTTTTGAAGGGGATCAATACCAGACACCCCCGATGTTCTCAGCTGTGAAAATCAAAGGGGTTCCTCTATATAAGCACGCACGCAAGGGAAAGGTTGTTGAACGTGAGCCGCGATTTATACGTGTTTCAAAATACGAATTGAAGTCATGGGATAAGCCGAGTGGTACCTTCTTTGTATATTGCACTAAGGGAACATACATCCGGAGTCTTGTCCATGATCTTGGCGAGAAGCTAGGTTGTGGAGGAATTCTAACGCAGCTTCGTCGAACCGCATCAAATAATTTGAACTTGGAAAACGCCGTTGAGCTTAAAAAGTTCGAAGATCAGCCCCTTTCAGAAATTAGCAAGTACCTGATTCCCGGTTACAAAGCCATCGCTCCAGGGTTGGAGTAACAATATTGTGGCAGTAAAAACCACCATACAATTTGAAAGTCTAGAGTCTGTCGGATTTCCCGACAAACCACTCCATCTTGCAGTTGGCATGTTTGATGGCGTTCACATTGGGCATCAAGCTGTCATTGAAACAGCTGTTCAGTCTGCCCATGCTTCCAATGGTGTGGCGGCAGTACTCACGTTCTGGCCTCATCCCAGTCGGCTATTCAACCCCGATGACCCGGTGAAAATGATCATGTCACCGGAAATGAAAGTAGACGTACTCGCGTCTCACAATATTGGGTACATCATTCAACAACCCTTTGACGAGGGATTTGCATCCATTGAAGCAGAGGGTCTTGTGGCTCACCTAAAAGCGTGTTTGCCATACCTGACATCTATTCACGTGGGTTCAAATTGGAGGTTCGGCAAAAAGCGAATTGGAGACATTCCACTACTTGTGGAGTTAGGTAAGCAAGCAGGAGTTCATGTCATAAGTGTTGAGCGTGTTTCCTATGACGGAGATCCCATAAGTAGCACACGAATTCGAGAACATTTATCGGCCGGTGAAATGGAGCACGCTAATGCGCTCCTTGGTGATATCTATTTGTCTATTGGCACCGTTGTTGAAGGTAAGCGAATGGGAACAGATTTGGGATTTCCTACACTTAATCTTCCTTGGTCACCTGAGCTCAAGCCACCTTTTGGAGTTTACTGTGTCGAGGTGGAGGGGAAAGTTGGAGGTAGCCCTGTAAAGGCCCGTGGAGTTGCTAATTATGGCATCCGCCCAACGATTGGAGAATCAGAAGATCCAGTGCTTGAAGTTCATGTATTGGATTTCTGTCCTTTTACAACCGGGCAACTACTTAAAGTTAGATGGTATAAGCATCTGAGAGCCGAAAAGAAGTTTGATGGATTGGGTGCCTTGAAAGCTCAGATCGCGATGGACGTTTCTGAGGCTGAAGAATATTGGAAATGTTAATCTGAACAAACCCCAGCCATTTAAAATGATCCGGGGGGTGCTCTATAGTAAACTTCCGCTTGAACCAAAGGATCAGGCTTCTTCTTTACCGTCGGAATTATCTGACAGGCTAGCTTCATCTTCTCCGGTGTTGATGATGATTCGGGTTTTCTCATTCATCACTTTATTCATATTTTTCCAATCGAAAGATTCAGAGCTGTCTAATTGCTGGATTAGGGCTTGGGCTTCAGGAGAAAGTTTCTCGAGTTCCTCTTCACCAGACTTTGCACCTTCATAGAGTGTGGTATCTTCTTCTCCGTCTTTCCTTTTGAGGGTGTAAACTTTCTCTCCCTCCTCGTGCGTTAATTCAGCTGTCAGATCATTTTTTCGAATCACGACGCGGTGTGCACCTCGTCCCACAGATGTGACTCGTTTACTTCCATCTTCAATTTCTTGTTCAATCATTACTTCTGGAATAAATTGCATGGCGCGATTGCCAAACTCAGAAGCCCATTGTGAAAACTCCTCCATACGGCCATTGAACTCTTCCGAATCAAAATCGAAGTTCCAGTTTTTACCTGCGCCCTTAAAAGGATTCGGCATGGAATTTGGGAATTTCCACTCATTTCCAAAACCGCGGTTTTCAGAGACTTCTCGTTCTCCTAATTTTACGGGTACCTTCAGTTCTTTTCCTTTGCGAAGGATCTCGAGCTTTACTGTGTCGCCGGGATTCTTGGAACGAATGTAAGTTCTCAGCTGCTCTTGGTTAATAATGATTTGGTCATCCACTTTATGCAGGATGTCAAATTGCTTGAGATCCGTTTCAGCAGCTCCTGAATCGTCAGCAATATGACCTATAGTAAGTCCTACGCCTTCAGGTAAATCGATGTGATTACGAAGCGCTTTGCTGATGCGACTGGTTTCGATTCCCAGAAATGTTACGGTCTTCGTTTTTTTGATGATGATCTCAACGTCCTCCTCTTCAGCGGCCGATAAGGAAGCTGGAAACATAGTGATGGAACTCACGAATAGGTATATGGAGAGGGTAGTAATAGTACTCTTTTTCATGATATAGATTGGTTTGAAATTATAAAAGGGTTACAGGAACAAATAGAGTTTCCTCTCTCGGTATTTCCATGGTGAATACGCTGCCATCGGTTTGATCAACCATGGTTACGGAATCTATGAATTGGTAACGAAGTCGACGGACAGGTTCATTGTTCACCACCAAAACGACACCATCATCGATGGCTTCGACGAGTCGTTGCTCAGAATCGACAGCTTCATAATTGGCGAAGGGATCCGTTGGTTCTGGGTGGGAAGCATCGTTTTGAGCTACATTAAGTGGCTCAACCGTTTCAGGATTTGACCGTGAAATATCTAGGACTAGTGCCAGGCAGGCTGCCGCCGCGATTGCCAAGATGGGCCATAGCCGGATGATCTTGTTGGAGTGCACTACTGTTTGTTCTTCCAGTTCCTCTCCTATGTTTGACTTCAGAACCTCACTAGGCGCTGTCGGGCGTAATGAAGCCAATTCTTTTTCGAGATCTTCGTCTAAAAGGTTCATATCATAGCCGTGGTTCGCACCGTTGAGCAGAGTAGGGCTTTGGTGATTTTAGCGTGTCCATATTTCATCCATACTTTGACAAAGGCTTCCTGAATGATGTCCTCCGCTTCCGCTGGGTTGTACGCCTGTTGTTTAGCAAACAGCAGGAGCGCAGGTGCCCATTGGTCGAAGTAGTCTTTCCAAGATGCGGATGTGTCGGCCATTGAATCGTTATATGGATGAAACGTTACGGAAACGCCGTTTTGTCTCTTTATATGGAAACATATTAAATTTCCATGTTCCGCCAACTGGGAAAAGCGAGGCTACAAGGTTTCGTGGGCAGACTCCAATTGTACAGAAAGTCTTTCTCCGGCCTACTAACGATTAAGCCTAATGCGCATGTGTGACCCAGGAAATGGCCGATAAGACAACTCCTAGGCTTTTTCTTAGGCCTCGCCCTAAGCTTCGTCGATGACTGGATTGGTCAACGCGCCAATCTTTTCAATGTCGATGGTGACTTCGTCGCCAGCTTTCAGCCATAAAGGTGGTTCCTTAGCCATACCCACGCCATGCGGTGTGCCTGTAATAATCACAGTCCCTGGCAATAAGGTAGTGCTTCCACTCAGAAATTTAATGATCTGGGGAATAGTGAAAATCATATCATCAGTATTCCAATCCTGAACCGTTTCTCCGTTGAGGATCGTTTTGATCTTTAAGGCATTAGGATCGCCGATTTCGTCTCCTGTTACCAGGCAGGGTCCAAGCGGGGCAAACGTATCGAAGGTCTTCCCGCGACACCATTGACTGCCTCCCCATTCGATTTGCCAATCGCGAGCACTGACATCGTTGCAACAGGTATATCCTAATACGTAATCAAGTGCATTTTCTTCAGTGGCATTCTTGCACGCTTTCCCGATGACTATGGCCAGCTCGCATTCGTAATCGACTTTATGGCTGGTTAAGTGGGTAGGGATCTCGATGGGATCTCCTGGGTTTTGAGTAGCACTAGCGCTTTTTACGAAAAGAACGGGTCTTTCAGGAATGGGCATTTTGCTTTCCTGAGCATGGTATTTATAATTCAGGCCTATACACCAAATGATTTCAGGAACTATAGGTGCGAGTAGTTTTGCGACATCTGCTACCTCTTCTGTCACGGTATAGTCACCGTAGATATCGCCTTCGATGCGTTGCTGTTGGCCGTTTTCTTCTGCGCCATAATGTTCAGCGCCATGTGAGTCCTGATAACGAATAATCTTCATAAAAATGGGGATAGTTAAAAATTAATAGGTGGCTCGACCTCCGGATAGGTCAAAAGTGAATCCGGTAGTGAAACTGTTTTCGGGAGAAACAATAAAGACAGCCATGTCAGTGACTTCCTGTAGAGTGCCGCAACGAGCCATAGGGATTTTCGATGTCATATAATCGATTTGCTCCTGTGGAATTTCGTCATGAATCGGTGTCCAGATGACTGCTGGAGCAAGCGCGTTCACAGTGATCCCGGAATCGGCGTATTCCTTTCCAATCGCTTTGGTCAGGCCGATGACTCCGGCTTTGGTGGCAGAGTAGGAGACCATACCTGCGTTCCCTTCTTTCCCGGCAATCGAAGCCATCAACAGAATCCTGCCGTAACCGGTTTTCAGCATGTGAGGCACTACCGCTTTGCAGATAAGAAAGGAACCACGCAAATTTACTCCATATACTTTTTCAAAATCCTCTGTCGGAACTTCGTGAGTCTTTAGGTTGGTTTTTCCAGCTATACCTGCGCTGTTAAACAAGATGTCGATGCGTCCGAATTGCTTAGCGACTTGTTCGACAGCAGCATTCACTGAGACTTCATCACTTACATCGGCTTGGATGGTGAGTGGCTTGTCGGCTAGCTTTTCTTTGGCCGTTGCCAGTCCTTCTGCATTCATGTCGAGAAGGGCTACTTGAACACCTTTAGACTGTAGGTTTTCGGCGGTAGCGAATCCGATACCGGAAGCGCCACCTGTGATGATCGCTACTTGCTTAGTCCAGTCTGAACTCATGTTTTGTAATAGGGGGTGAATGGGTAAAAAATGACTCCAGTAGAGACCCGTTCCCAGGTCAAACCTGAATTCGGGTTTTGAAGGGAGACGATCCAGGATCTACTCCAGGCAAGAGCACAAAAAAGCCACGGCCCTTACAAGGACCGTGGCGGAAATGTTTATGTTGGGATATCGCTTAGTTGGTTTCGCCCTCTATATCACCCAGGCCTCGAAAGTGTACTACATTCGATCCGATAAAAAGGTCAGTGATAGATATTTTACCCATCTTACCATTCTTTGGGTGTAGGACTCCTTGGGATAGGGGTTGGGGAGGTTCACCTGATTGGATATTGAAGTTGCCGTCCCAGAGCGGACTACCCTGTCTGCGGGTATATTTGTGAAAAGTGCCCTGGACGGCTTCATAAACGGTCTTTCCATGGGCTTCTACGTAGCCTTCGAATGTGGATGTCATAATTTGCGGATTTTAATTTTGGATTGGTTATGCCCGTAGGCTTGATGATTTTGCTTTGGAGCGACGCATGCCCCGCTTTATCCACCAAAGCTATGGCCGCATAGTCCATCAACACCAAAATATAAAAACACCCACCAGGGGTAAGGTTTTGCCTACGGGTTAGCCCTCTCTTGAGAAAGGAAAACTAACGATCGTAGCTTAAACTTATCCAAGCATTAAGGGGAGCCGCCTGAGTATAGATTCCACTGCTGGATATGGCTGTGGTCACGTCTTCATCCAAAACATTGTCGACCTGAATGCGCACAGACCAGGGTGCATCAGGAACTTGATAGTGGGCACCCAGGTTCAAGACAAACGAACTATCAATTTTGCGCGTATTCAGCGGATTATCATAATGATGATGTCGATATTGGAATTGAGCTAATAGATCTAAGTTTTCGCTAGAATGCCAAACCAACTGCGAGGTGATCTTGTGTCGAGGAGACAGGGGAAAGGCTCTTCCCTCAAGACTAGGCTGGATGGTTGAGCGTTTGAATTCAGTATGGCTGTAAGTATAGTTGAGGAGGAATTCCAAATCATTACCAGGGTCCCATAACCAAGCCACTTCAAATCCCTGAACTTCACTGCTTTCAACATTACCTCTCTGGTTGCAGGATCCTCCGCCCGGGACGAATCCGCAAAGGGGATCAAAACCAAAATCATTGTGAAGAAACAGGTTGGTTACCATGTCGTCCAATTCGTAGTGAAATGCAGAGAATTCAAAGGAGCTAGCTTCATCCAAATAGTATAGGCTTAGCTCACCCCCGGTAGAAGTTTCTTTTCCCAGATTGGGATTCGATTCGGTGATATCGTTGCGAACCCGAAATGGACGGTATAGTTCATTTAAAGTAGGTGCACGGAACCCATGGAAGACCAAGGCTTCGAAACTCCAATTAGCATTCAATCGTCGAGAGTATCGACTGTTTAATGAAATAACATCACCAGAGCGATTGGGATATGCGGTGTCTCTTGTTTGTGAATCCGTTTCCAGATTGAATTCACGGCGAAAGCCATCTTTCTGGCTCCAGTGGCCAGCCCGCAATGTAGCCTCAAGCGTGCTATCTTCGTCTGGCAAAGATTGAGCGGTAATGAATGCACCCGCAAATGACTGTTCTCCGCCTTCCTGGCGCTTGCGCGTAAATCCTGCTCCCAGATTTCTCGTCAATTCGTTGGCGCTTCCTTCGGCATGACGGAAGTCGGCACCAGCCAGATAATTTAAATAACCATTTCCTTCCCAAAGAAAGGTGGCTTGAGCTCCAATGGCTTCAGCAGGAACCGAATATTGATCCAGCACAGGGCGTTCTGAAGTTCGGTCTTCATTGACGGAGGAAAATACGTTTTGAAACCCACGATCTTGGTAGAAGCTCACAAAATTGAAACCGGGACCTGCTCCAGGCGCCTTTTCAAGCGTCCATGACAGATCCGTTGCGTAGGTTGAATTCGGAGACTGTGGAGTCCCGTTAATGCGTTCTTCGTCAAAATACTGCCCAGTCAACGACCACTGCCACTCATCATTGATCATCTGAGTGATTTGGGCCCTCAGGTAATCGTAGTCAGATTTTGAAGCGGCATCAACCGGACCCCGTTGATCGGAGCGAACAACGTTGAATCCATCCGTTGTAAAAAATCGACCTTCTACGGATATCGCAGTCGTGTCCGACACTTTGGAAGAATGATCAAAAGCTGCTTTGACCGTGCCAAAAGATCCTCCCATGACTGAAATGCGTGAACGCTCTTCGAATGGGGAGCGTGTTAACATGTGGATGGCTCCTCCTGAACTATAATTGCCCCAGGCTGGTACTGAACCCACGGGAAATACCTCTAATGACCTCAGGCTTTCGATCGGAAGCTTGTTCCAGTAGATCCAACCGCCGAATGGATCATTCTGCGGGACACCATTTACTAGAAGTAAAGCTCTGGAAGTTGCATTCGTTGCGGTATGACGAAATCGAACGCCCTGGGTAGTCGGATGAGCGGTGAATGAATCAATCGAACGATAGGTATCAACCGAGGAAAGACGTCTAAGTGCTTGGTCTATTGAAAGGGAGGTCTCCTGCACACCCAATAAGACATCCGTAGAAATGCCCAGTTTTGATTCAAATGCCCGATCAGCAACGATTTCCATCGGAGCTAGATCAATGGTTTCTTGCTGTGCGTAGGCGAGCTGTCCAACCAAGAGGAGAAGCAGAAGAGGGAAGCGGTGCTGTTTAATGGCCCAAGTAAATGTGTGCATTCGGATATCGTAGTTTTCG
This genomic stretch from Opitutia bacterium ISCC 52 harbors:
- the infB gene encoding translation initiation factor IF-2, with translation MSVRIHEIAKQTGVASKEIIELLKERGYEVSTASSGIDPISAESLIEELGKKAEPEAASDPTSTESPPEEPKKQEAPESPTAPPISAFVRSKEDIDREKEEKRQEEENKRKSAATAPPIPTPPPPPAPPPSAPSPAAPPPVTPPAAAPKAAPPAPAPATPAAPVAVAPPAGAPPPLAGRPPATPGIGAPPPPLNQPADEEAAEEGESAAEASDDIKVVTVKPPIVVKEFALEIGLKPFKLISELMEMGIFSSMNQNIDEEVAVKLAERHGFLLEVKHRGEEKQPAPKKKVVEVDQSKFLEPRPPVICILGHVDHGKTTLLDHIRNANVVSDEFGGITQHIGAYQVEHGDQKITFLDTPGHAAFSKMRERGAHVTDLAILVVAADDGFMPQTDEALKFAEDSGNPIIVAINKMDSKGADIDRVKTQMQERNIAPEDWGGETISVAISALKGENVDDLLEMINLQSEVMELKSSPKGPASGTVVESQMEVGRGPTATVIVQQGTLKVGDAIVCGESFAKVRAMMDDNGKNLKSALPSTPVRIMGWSDTPSSGDEFTVVKNEKTAKGIVEERTLERRRGASVEEEEEPKKPATIETLFEAIEKTRKKVFKVVVKCDVHGSTEAVTDILEAIQSDKVDLEVITAEVGGISKQDVDLASTSDAAVIGFNVKLESGVAPIAKHAGVNIMQFNIIYEMVDKVMEAMADQLEPELSEKTVGSAEVRQLFPVGRTTVAGCLVSDGKISRDAKARVLRNGTQIFKGKISMLKRFKDDVKEVRNGYECGVQVTDFGDFEEGDVIECFEIEKKRASL
- the rbfA gene encoding 30S ribosome-binding factor RbfA codes for the protein MGQRNLRVNVLVQQEISHLLHTRYRGDTVYITIIDVSISPDLRNGRVYYSVIGGEEEKKKAEKFFRQNAHDIRNHLGKRIVLKYLPHLRYNYDESIARGVDIIDLMDEVADEGISEESSDS
- a CDS encoding DHH family phosphoesterase, with the protein product MNYYPDTSPQFKQLVESINGKKIAVVGHVRPDGDCIGSQVALCRVLQSRGIEAVCVNHDPVPATLKFLVENTAFHRGTEFDLDGWDIMSVDCADARRTGPSVAPHMERTLGNIDHHISNTQYGKMNLIEGTSSATGEILAGFFFDCDYEVDTDTANGLYVGIATDTGQFRFPSTTRHTFEISGKLIDRGVDLAKVNLELYEQESFAKLELLQRFLESLELHFDGRVCVGLLKDGVYDEVGASTEDSEGLVDYARSIEGVDIGVLVEERSGKIKGSLRAKEQKYRCDLIAKQFNGGGHAAAAGLNDESSMEEFLPRLLAAISTQLEAIDSES
- the truB gene encoding tRNA pseudouridine(55) synthase TruB, with product MAQIQNDFEGVLLMDKPSGITSHDVVDRVRRKLKMKRVGHAGTLDPLATGLLIILVGKATKLSSRLMSLDKEYEGTFELGKVSDSHDIEGEILEENEVPESITAELVQEQMNTFEGDQYQTPPMFSAVKIKGVPLYKHARKGKVVEREPRFIRVSKYELKSWDKPSGTFFVYCTKGTYIRSLVHDLGEKLGCGGILTQLRRTASNNLNLENAVELKKFEDQPLSEISKYLIPGYKAIAPGLE
- the ribF gene encoding riboflavin biosynthesis protein RibF, with translation MFDGVHIGHQAVIETAVQSAHASNGVAAVLTFWPHPSRLFNPDDPVKMIMSPEMKVDVLASHNIGYIIQQPFDEGFASIEAEGLVAHLKACLPYLTSIHVGSNWRFGKKRIGDIPLLVELGKQAGVHVISVERVSYDGDPISSTRIREHLSAGEMEHANALLGDIYLSIGTVVEGKRMGTDLGFPTLNLPWSPELKPPFGVYCVEVEGKVGGSPVKARGVANYGIRPTIGESEDPVLEVHVLDFCPFTTGQLLKVRWYKHLRAEKKFDGLGALKAQIAMDVSEAEEYWKC
- a CDS encoding PDZ domain-containing protein, whose protein sequence is MKKSTITTLSIYLFVSSITMFPASLSAAEEEDVEIIIKKTKTVTFLGIETSRISKALRNHIDLPEGVGLTIGHIADDSGAAETDLKQFDILHKVDDQIIINQEQLRTYIRSKNPGDTVKLEILRKGKELKVPVKLGEREVSENRGFGNEWKFPNSMPNPFKGAGKNWNFDFDSEEFNGRMEEFSQWASEFGNRAMQFIPEVMIEQEIEDGSKRVTSVGRGAHRVVIRKNDLTAELTHEEGEKVYTLKRKDGEEDTTLYEGAKSGEEELEKLSPEAQALIQQLDSSESFDWKNMNKVMNEKTRIIINTGEDEASLSDNSDGKEEA
- a CDS encoding fumarylacetoacetate hydrolase family protein gives rise to the protein MKIIRYQDSHGAEHYGAEENGQQQRIEGDIYGDYTVTEEVADVAKLLAPIVPEIIWCIGLNYKYHAQESKMPIPERPVLFVKSASATQNPGDPIEIPTHLTSHKVDYECELAIVIGKACKNATEENALDYVLGYTCCNDVSARDWQIEWGGSQWCRGKTFDTFAPLGPCLVTGDEIGDPNALKIKTILNGETVQDWNTDDMIFTIPQIIKFLSGSTTLLPGTVIITGTPHGVGMAKEPPLWLKAGDEVTIDIEKIGALTNPVIDEA
- a CDS encoding SDR family oxidoreductase; its protein translation is MSSDWTKQVAIITGGASGIGFATAENLQSKGVQVALLDMNAEGLATAKEKLADKPLTIQADVSDEVSVNAAVEQVAKQFGRIDILFNSAGIAGKTNLKTHEVPTEDFEKVYGVNLRGSFLICKAVVPHMLKTGYGRILLMASIAGKEGNAGMVSYSATKAGVIGLTKAIGKEYADSGITVNALAPAVIWTPIHDEIPQEQIDYMTSKIPMARCGTLQEVTDMAVFIVSPENSFTTGFTFDLSGGRATY
- a CDS encoding TonB-dependent receptor, with amino-acid sequence MHTFTWAIKQHRFPLLLLLLVGQLAYAQQETIDLAPMEIVADRAFESKLGISTDVLLGVQETSLSIDQALRRLSSVDTYRSIDSFTAHPTTQGVRFRHTATNATSRALLLVNGVPQNDPFGGWIYWNKLPIESLRSLEVFPVGSVPAWGNYSSGGAIHMLTRSPFEERSRISVMGGSFGTVKAAFDHSSKVSDTTAISVEGRFFTTDGFNVVRSDQRGPVDAASKSDYDYLRAQITQMINDEWQWSLTGQYFDEERINGTPQSPNSTYATDLSWTLEKAPGAGPGFNFVSFYQDRGFQNVFSSVNEDRTSERPVLDQYSVPAEAIGAQATFLWEGNGYLNYLAGADFRHAEGSANELTRNLGAGFTRKRQEGGEQSFAGAFITAQSLPDEDSTLEATLRAGHWSQKDGFRREFNLETDSQTRDTAYPNRSGDVISLNSRYSRRLNANWSFEALVFHGFRAPTLNELYRPFRVRNDITESNPNLGKETSTGGELSLYYLDEASSFEFSAFHYELDDMVTNLFLHNDFGFDPLCGFVPGGGSCNQRGNVESSEVQGFEVAWLWDPGNDLEFLLNYTYSHTEFKRSTIQPSLEGRAFPLSPRHKITSQLVWHSSENLDLLAQFQYRHHHYDNPLNTRKIDSSFVLNLGAHYQVPDAPWSVRIQVDNVLDEDVTTAISSSGIYTQAAPLNAWISLSYDR